In one Rutidosis leptorrhynchoides isolate AG116_Rl617_1_P2 chromosome 8, CSIRO_AGI_Rlap_v1, whole genome shotgun sequence genomic region, the following are encoded:
- the LOC139864747 gene encoding uncharacterized protein, whose amino-acid sequence MAALIDNVTISRSNVSAKTIRNNLIPQKIGIFIWRFLKGRIAVKTELVKRGIDVDTVLCPLCDKATETLDHSFLSCDFTKAVWAGIHQWWQVALTPLTNLEDILRGVRYGSIPLHLTRVWQVITWTTCYLIWKNRNYKVFNGDSWSTSKTICEIQVKAFEWIRNRSKKFHKDWLQWLLNPTDLGAPDTNNLDPG is encoded by the coding sequence ATGGCTGCATTAATAGATAATGTTACCATCTCGCGAAGCAATGTAAGTGCAAAAACTATCCGAAATAACTTGATACCACAAAAAATAGGCATCTTTATTTGGAGATTTTTGAAGGGTAGAATCGCGGTTAAAACGGAACTTGTAAAGCGTGGTATTGACGTGGACACGGTGTTATGCCCCTTGTGTGACAAGGCAACCGAAACATTAGATCACTCCTTCCTATCATGCGATTTTACTAAAGCTGTTTGGGCGGGCATTCACCAATGGTGGCAAGTTGCTTTAACACCACTTACCAACCTGGAAGATATTCTTAGAGGAGTTCGATATGGCAGCATACCGCTACATCTCACTAGGGTTTGGCAAGTAATAACGTGGACAACGTGCTATcttatttggaaaaatagaaacTACAAAGTGTTCAATGGGGATTCGTGGTCTACCTCAAAAACCATTTGCGAAATCCAAGTTAAAGCGTTTGAGTGGATTCGTAATCGTTCCAAAAAGTTTCACAAGGATTGGCTTCAATGGTTATTAAACCCCACGGATTTAGGAGCACCTGATACTAACAATTTAGATCCTGGTTAA